One genomic window of Azospirillum sp. TSH58 includes the following:
- a CDS encoding (deoxy)nucleoside triphosphate pyrophosphohydrolase, which produces MPACFDPSSTPAPGSLPTLLVVAVALVDADGRVLLAQRPPGKSLAGLWEFPGGKVDAGETPEAALVRELKEELGIDTAASCLAPFTFASHSYETFHLLMPLFVCRVWEGDVTAREGQKLAWVYPNRMGDYPMPPADVPLVAMLRDLL; this is translated from the coding sequence ATGCCGGCCTGCTTCGATCCCTCCTCCACCCCGGCGCCCGGTTCCCTGCCGACCCTGCTGGTCGTCGCGGTGGCCCTGGTGGACGCCGACGGCCGCGTCCTGCTGGCCCAGCGCCCACCCGGCAAGTCGCTGGCCGGGCTTTGGGAGTTCCCCGGCGGCAAGGTCGACGCGGGCGAAACCCCGGAGGCCGCCCTGGTCCGCGAGCTGAAGGAGGAGTTGGGCATCGACACGGCGGCGAGTTGCCTCGCCCCCTTCACCTTCGCCTCGCACAGCTATGAAACGTTCCACCTGCTGATGCCGCTGTTCGTCTGCCGCGTCTGGGAAGGCGACGTGACGGCACGGGAGGGGCAAAAGCTCGCCTGGGTCTACCCGAACCGCATGGGCGACTACCCCATGCCCCCCGCCGATGTGCCGCTGGTGGCGATGCTGCGCGACCTGTTGTAG
- a CDS encoding GNAT family N-acetyltransferase, giving the protein MTGAPLPDRLDTARLTLRPFRAEDVERFVPLIGDWEVARWLARVPHPYGPEDGRAWVALAARNRAERASLDLLAVLKDDGQPVGGIGVILADGEVGYWLGRPHQGAGYGAEMLRAVVPAAFALGLPRLWARIAPENHRSRRVLEKVGFTPQGVADHYELTAGRWRFLTRETA; this is encoded by the coding sequence ATGACCGGCGCGCCCCTGCCCGACCGCCTCGACACGGCGCGGCTGACGCTCCGCCCCTTCCGCGCGGAGGACGTGGAGCGCTTCGTGCCGCTGATCGGGGACTGGGAGGTGGCGCGCTGGCTCGCCCGCGTGCCCCATCCCTACGGCCCGGAGGACGGGCGCGCCTGGGTCGCCCTGGCCGCCCGCAACCGGGCGGAGCGCGCGTCGCTCGACCTGCTGGCGGTCCTTAAGGACGATGGGCAACCGGTCGGCGGCATCGGCGTGATCCTGGCGGACGGCGAGGTCGGCTACTGGCTGGGCCGGCCGCACCAGGGGGCCGGCTATGGCGCGGAGATGCTGCGGGCCGTCGTCCCCGCCGCCTTCGCGCTGGGCCTGCCCCGCCTGTGGGCGCGGATCGCCCCGGAGAACCACCGCTCCCGCCGCGTGCTGGAGAAAGTCGGCTTCACGCCGCAGGGCGTTGCCGACCATTACGAACTGACCGCCGGACGCTGGCGGTTCCTTACCCGGGAGACCGCCTGA
- the argJ gene encoding bifunctional glutamate N-acetyltransferase/amino-acid acetyltransferase ArgJ: protein MATTVSPLAPAGFPTLPPVAGVRIATANSGIRYKGRDDLMLAVLDEGTTVAGVLTKSLTCSAPVIWCRDSLPRGSARAVVVNAGNANAFTGKAGDATVKATVEAAAAIAGCATDEVYVASTGVIGIPLAADAIAKVLPGMVPALKADSAALEAGARAIMTTDTFAKGSTRQVAIGGTTVTISGFAKGSGMIAPDMATMLGFLFTDAAIAAPALQSMLSEFTERSFNAITVDGDTSTSDTLLLFATGKAGNAPVTDAKAPELADFRKALEEVMLDLALQIVRDGEGATKFVSITLVGAESDAAAKRIALTVANSPLVKTALAGEDANWGRIVAAIGRAGERADRDLIKITIGGTLICAEGMEVPGYDEAPVAAHMKGQEIDVHIDLGIGTGKARVWTCDLTHGYIDINGSYRS, encoded by the coding sequence ATGGCCACGACCGTCTCCCCCTTGGCACCCGCCGGCTTCCCGACGCTCCCGCCCGTGGCGGGCGTGCGCATCGCCACCGCCAACAGCGGCATCCGATACAAGGGCCGCGACGACCTGATGCTGGCCGTGCTCGACGAGGGCACGACGGTGGCCGGCGTGCTGACCAAGTCCCTGACCTGCTCCGCCCCGGTGATCTGGTGCCGCGACAGCCTGCCCCGCGGCTCGGCCCGCGCGGTCGTGGTCAACGCCGGCAACGCCAACGCCTTCACCGGCAAGGCCGGCGACGCCACCGTCAAGGCGACGGTCGAGGCCGCGGCCGCGATCGCCGGCTGCGCCACCGACGAGGTCTATGTCGCCTCCACCGGCGTGATCGGCATCCCGCTGGCCGCCGACGCCATCGCCAAGGTGCTGCCGGGCATGGTCCCGGCGCTGAAGGCCGACTCGGCGGCGCTGGAGGCCGGGGCGCGGGCCATCATGACCACCGACACCTTCGCCAAGGGCTCGACCCGTCAGGTCGCCATCGGCGGGACGACGGTGACGATCAGCGGCTTCGCCAAGGGCTCCGGCATGATCGCCCCGGACATGGCGACCATGCTGGGCTTCCTCTTCACCGACGCGGCCATCGCCGCCCCGGCGCTGCAGTCCATGCTGTCGGAGTTCACCGAGCGCAGCTTCAACGCCATCACCGTGGACGGCGACACCTCGACCAGCGACACGCTGCTGCTGTTCGCCACCGGCAAGGCCGGCAACGCTCCGGTGACCGACGCCAAGGCGCCGGAGCTGGCCGACTTCCGCAAGGCGCTGGAGGAGGTGATGCTCGACCTCGCGCTGCAGATCGTGCGCGACGGCGAGGGGGCGACCAAGTTCGTCTCCATCACGCTGGTCGGCGCCGAGAGCGACGCCGCCGCCAAGCGCATCGCGCTCACCGTCGCCAATTCCCCGCTGGTCAAGACCGCGCTGGCCGGCGAGGACGCCAACTGGGGCCGCATCGTCGCCGCCATCGGGCGGGCCGGCGAGCGGGCCGACCGCGACCTCATCAAGATCACCATCGGCGGCACGCTGATCTGCGCCGAGGGCATGGAGGTTCCGGGCTACGACGAGGCGCCGGTCGCCGCCCACATGAAGGGCCAGGAGATCGACGTGCACATCGACCTGGGCATCGGCACCGGCAAGGCCCGCGTCTGGACCTGCGACCTGACCCACGGCTACATCGACATCAACGGCTCCTACCGCAGCTGA
- a CDS encoding peptidylprolyl isomerase, translated as MVNRVFRAALLSMAACGLALAAHAQTPAPAAPAAPAASAAPAPADADPVVARVNGEAVHRSDVQRMVAQLPPQVQQMPLEMIYPAVIEQLVNSKLVAEAGYKANLAGTPEVKDEIKRAEERAVQRAYIQKEVQSRITPAKLDEAYQAFLKQNPAQEEVKASHILVEKEDEAKAIIAQLKKGGDFAKLAKEKSKDPVAAEQGGDLGYFTKDTMVEPFADAAFAMKKGEVSKEPVKTQFGWHIIKVEDKRTQPQPTLDEVKPQLEQQLSKDIVTNVVDDLRKVAKVETFQLDGSPMPKEEPAPATDAPKAEEPKKN; from the coding sequence ATGGTGAATCGAGTGTTCCGCGCCGCCCTGCTGTCGATGGCCGCCTGCGGCCTCGCGCTGGCCGCACACGCCCAGACTCCGGCTCCCGCCGCTCCGGCCGCCCCCGCGGCCTCGGCCGCTCCCGCCCCGGCGGACGCCGATCCGGTGGTGGCGCGCGTCAACGGCGAGGCGGTCCACCGCTCCGACGTCCAGCGCATGGTCGCCCAGCTTCCGCCGCAGGTGCAGCAGATGCCGCTGGAGATGATCTACCCGGCGGTGATCGAACAGCTCGTCAATTCCAAGCTGGTGGCGGAGGCCGGCTACAAGGCCAACCTCGCCGGCACCCCGGAGGTCAAGGACGAGATCAAGCGCGCCGAGGAGCGCGCGGTGCAGCGCGCCTACATCCAGAAGGAAGTGCAGTCGCGCATCACCCCGGCCAAGCTGGACGAGGCCTATCAGGCCTTCCTGAAGCAGAATCCGGCCCAGGAAGAGGTCAAGGCCAGCCACATCCTCGTCGAGAAGGAGGACGAGGCCAAGGCGATCATCGCCCAGCTCAAGAAGGGCGGCGACTTCGCCAAGCTGGCCAAGGAGAAGTCGAAGGACCCGGTGGCCGCCGAGCAGGGCGGCGATCTCGGCTACTTCACCAAGGACACGATGGTCGAGCCCTTCGCCGACGCCGCCTTCGCCATGAAGAAGGGCGAGGTGAGCAAGGAGCCGGTGAAGACGCAGTTCGGCTGGCACATCATCAAGGTCGAGGACAAGCGCACCCAGCCGCAGCCGACCCTGGACGAGGTGAAGCCGCAGCTTGAGCAGCAGCTGAGCAAGGACATCGTGACCAACGTCGTCGACGATCTGCGCAAGGTCGCCAAGGTCGAGACCTTCCAGCTCGACGGCTCGCCGATGCCGAAGGAAGAGCCGGCCCCGGCCACGGATGCCCCGAAGGCGGAAGAGCCGAAGAAGAACTGA
- the secA gene encoding preprotein translocase subunit SecA, with product MFGALARKIFGTANTRTVKALQKSVQQINALEPELAALSDDALRARTDWLRGRLSQGETLDAILPDAFATVREAGKRVLGQRHYDVQLMGGMVLHQGKITEMRTGEGKTLVATLAVYLNALEGKGVHVVTVNDYLASRDSAWMGRIYGFLGLTTGCIVHGLDDDERRAAYAADITYGTNNEFGFDYLRDNMKFRLEDMVQRPFNFAIVDEVDSILIDEARTPLIISGPSTDSSEMYVQVDRLIPQLTRDDYELDEKNRTVSLSEAGQEHMEQLLAEAGLLKSGGLYDIQNVALVHHAQQALRAYTLFQRDKDYIVKDDKVIIIDEFTGRMMEGRRYSEGLHQALEAKEKVTIQRENQTLASITFQNYFRIYPKLAGMTGTAMTEAAEFAEIYGLEVVDMPTNVPVQRKDMDDEVYRKASEKYDAIIDLIEDARKRQQPVLVGTTSIEKSELIAELLKKRGIPHNVLNARHHEQEAYIVAQAGRPGAVTVATNMAGRGTDIQLGGNVEMRIQMELANLPDGPERDARIKQIEAEVAEARELVKQAGGLYVVGTERHESRRIDNQLRGRSGRQGDPGASKFFLSLDDDLMRIFGSERMDGMLQRLGLKEGEAIIHPWINKALEKAQTKVEAHHFEVRKNLLKFDNVMNDQRKVVYEQRREIMDTEDIAETVLEMRHQVISNMVNKAIPPNSYSEAWDIAGLHEEVNRLLGMDLPVADWAKEEGIAEPEIEERVREAADRKYAEKVETYGAETMRHVEKSLLLQILDQEWKDHLLQLDHLRQGISLRAYAQKDPLNEYKREAFELFETMLSTLREQVTAVLMHVEIRIAPQPEELYARPPQEMHEGRDDPALAMAEAGAGAAQGYPPADAPLPAGMVRREAAASVVPGADPNAWANTPRNSPCPCGSGQKYKHCHGKVA from the coding sequence ATGTTCGGTGCTCTCGCCCGCAAGATTTTCGGCACCGCCAACACGCGCACCGTCAAGGCGCTGCAAAAATCCGTCCAGCAGATCAACGCGCTGGAGCCCGAGTTGGCGGCGCTCTCCGACGACGCGCTGCGCGCCCGCACCGATTGGCTGCGCGGCCGGCTGTCGCAGGGCGAGACGCTCGACGCCATCCTGCCCGACGCCTTCGCCACCGTGCGCGAGGCGGGCAAGCGCGTGCTGGGGCAGCGGCACTACGACGTGCAGCTGATGGGCGGCATGGTCCTGCATCAGGGCAAGATCACCGAGATGCGCACCGGCGAAGGCAAGACGCTGGTCGCGACGCTGGCCGTCTATCTGAACGCGCTGGAAGGCAAGGGCGTCCACGTCGTCACCGTGAACGACTATCTGGCCTCGCGCGACAGCGCCTGGATGGGCCGCATCTACGGCTTCCTCGGCCTGACCACCGGCTGCATCGTGCACGGGCTGGACGACGATGAGCGCCGCGCCGCCTACGCCGCCGACATCACCTACGGCACGAACAACGAATTCGGCTTCGACTATCTGCGCGACAACATGAAGTTCCGCCTGGAGGACATGGTCCAGCGGCCCTTCAACTTCGCCATCGTGGATGAGGTCGACTCGATCCTGATCGACGAGGCGCGCACCCCGCTGATCATCTCCGGCCCGTCGACCGATTCGTCGGAGATGTACGTGCAGGTGGACCGGCTGATCCCGCAGCTGACGCGGGACGACTATGAGTTGGACGAGAAGAACCGCACGGTCAGCCTGTCCGAGGCCGGGCAGGAGCACATGGAGCAGCTTCTGGCCGAGGCCGGGCTGCTGAAGTCGGGCGGGCTCTACGACATCCAGAACGTGGCGCTGGTCCATCACGCCCAGCAGGCGCTGCGCGCCTACACGCTGTTCCAGCGCGACAAGGACTACATCGTCAAGGACGACAAGGTCATCATCATCGACGAGTTCACCGGCCGCATGATGGAGGGCCGCCGCTATTCGGAAGGCCTGCACCAGGCGCTGGAGGCCAAGGAGAAGGTGACGATCCAGCGCGAGAACCAGACGCTCGCCTCCATCACCTTCCAGAACTACTTCCGCATCTACCCGAAGCTGGCCGGCATGACCGGCACGGCGATGACTGAGGCGGCGGAGTTCGCGGAGATCTACGGCCTGGAGGTCGTGGACATGCCGACCAACGTGCCGGTCCAGCGCAAGGACATGGACGACGAGGTCTACCGCAAGGCGTCGGAGAAGTACGACGCGATCATCGACCTGATCGAGGACGCCCGCAAGCGCCAGCAGCCGGTGCTGGTCGGCACCACCTCCATCGAGAAGTCCGAGCTGATCGCCGAGCTGCTGAAGAAGCGCGGCATCCCGCACAACGTGCTGAACGCCCGCCACCACGAGCAGGAAGCCTACATCGTCGCCCAGGCGGGCCGTCCGGGCGCCGTCACGGTCGCCACCAACATGGCCGGCCGCGGCACCGACATCCAGCTCGGCGGCAACGTCGAGATGCGCATCCAGATGGAGCTGGCCAACCTGCCGGACGGGCCGGAGCGCGACGCCAGGATCAAGCAGATCGAGGCCGAGGTGGCCGAGGCGCGCGAACTGGTCAAGCAGGCCGGCGGCCTCTACGTCGTCGGCACGGAGCGGCACGAGAGCCGCCGCATCGACAACCAGCTGCGCGGCCGTTCGGGCCGCCAGGGCGATCCGGGCGCGTCGAAGTTCTTCCTGTCGCTGGACGACGACCTGATGCGCATCTTCGGGTCGGAGCGCATGGACGGCATGCTCCAGCGCCTGGGCCTGAAGGAGGGGGAGGCGATCATCCACCCCTGGATCAACAAGGCGCTGGAGAAGGCCCAGACCAAGGTCGAGGCCCACCACTTCGAGGTCCGCAAGAACCTGCTCAAGTTCGACAACGTCATGAACGACCAGCGCAAGGTCGTCTATGAGCAGCGCCGCGAGATCATGGACACCGAGGACATCGCCGAGACCGTCCTGGAGATGCGCCATCAGGTCATCTCCAACATGGTCAACAAGGCGATCCCGCCGAACTCCTACTCCGAGGCCTGGGACATCGCCGGCCTGCACGAGGAGGTGAACCGTCTCCTGGGCATGGACCTGCCGGTCGCCGACTGGGCCAAGGAAGAAGGCATCGCCGAGCCGGAGATCGAGGAGCGCGTCCGCGAGGCCGCCGACCGCAAATACGCGGAGAAGGTGGAGACCTACGGCGCCGAAACGATGCGCCACGTGGAGAAGAGCCTGCTGCTGCAGATCCTCGACCAGGAATGGAAGGATCACCTGCTCCAGCTCGACCATCTCCGCCAGGGCATCTCCTTGCGCGCCTACGCCCAGAAGGACCCGCTGAACGAGTACAAGCGGGAAGCCTTCGAGCTGTTCGAGACCATGCTGTCGACCCTGCGCGAGCAGGTGACCGCCGTGCTGATGCATGTCGAGATCCGCATCGCCCCGCAGCCGGAGGAGCTGTACGCCCGTCCGCCGCAGGAGATGCATGAGGGCCGCGACGACCCGGCGCTGGCGATGGCCGAAGCGGGAGCCGGGGCCGCCCAGGGCTATCCGCCGGCCGACGCGCCGCTGCCCGCCGGCATGGTCCGCCGCGAGGCCGCCGCCTCGGTGGTGCCGGGCGCCGATCCCAACGCCTGGGCGAACACGCCGCGCAATTCGCCCTGCCCCTGCGGCTCGGGCCAGAAGTACAAGCACTGCCACGGCAAGGTCGCGTAA
- the mscL gene encoding large conductance mechanosensitive channel protein MscL: MLQEFKTFISRGNVVELAVGIIIGAAFTGIVNSLVRDVLMPPIGWVMGGIDFSNYFLNLSGGHYESLSAAEAAGAATINYGRFINALINFFIVAGALFLIVRQVNRLHFLQDSKPKAPPRQEVLLEEIRDALRARQATASGDTTRPGA; encoded by the coding sequence ATGTTGCAGGAATTCAAGACCTTCATCAGCCGCGGCAACGTCGTGGAGCTGGCGGTCGGCATCATCATCGGCGCGGCCTTCACCGGCATCGTCAACTCGCTGGTCAGGGACGTGCTGATGCCGCCCATCGGCTGGGTCATGGGCGGGATCGATTTCTCCAACTACTTCCTGAACCTGTCCGGCGGCCATTACGAAAGCCTGTCCGCGGCGGAGGCGGCGGGGGCGGCGACCATCAACTACGGCCGCTTCATCAACGCGCTGATCAACTTCTTCATCGTGGCGGGGGCGCTGTTCCTCATCGTGCGGCAGGTCAACCGCCTGCATTTCCTCCAGGACTCCAAGCCGAAGGCGCCGCCCCGCCAGGAGGTTCTGCTGGAGGAGATCCGCGATGCGCTGCGCGCACGGCAGGCAACCGCTTCCGGGGACACGACACGACCGGGGGCGTGA
- a CDS encoding DEAD/DEAH box helicase: protein MTDTTETATPNAFAGLGVHPLVVKALEAFEYNVPTPVQAEAIPPALEGRDILATAETGTGKTAAFMLPALTRTIDLPRLGVAAPRVLVLAPTRELAKQVTDAARKYAKFMKYNIVDVVGGMPYRDQLRLLSRAVDVMVATPGRLLDHVSRNRIDLSAVEVLILDEADRMLDMGFLDDVETIAKCCPDSRQTLLFTATLDRRMAQLAGNLLRNPVRVAVESATTSVNVEQRLHHADDMDHKRRLLKHFADQPEVGKAIIFAATKRDADALAEELSDAGHAAAALHGDMDQFKRNRTLQRLRTGQVRLLVATDVAARGIDVRDITHVINFDLPRSAEDYVHRIGRTGRAGASGVAISFAARADRDALFRIERYTGTRLDIHVVPGLEPQRPFQTGGGGRPAGRPGGRPGGGNGGGYNKKPWVRNAGGAEGAKPNGGPGGRPQGRPANRNEPARSEHGGHARRDSQGGKPAHRASKW from the coding sequence GTGACCGACACCACTGAAACCGCTACCCCCAACGCTTTCGCCGGGCTGGGCGTCCACCCGCTGGTCGTGAAGGCGCTGGAGGCGTTCGAGTACAACGTCCCGACCCCGGTCCAGGCCGAGGCGATCCCGCCGGCCCTGGAAGGCCGCGACATCCTGGCGACCGCCGAGACGGGCACCGGCAAGACCGCCGCCTTCATGCTGCCGGCGCTGACCCGCACCATCGATCTGCCGCGCCTCGGCGTGGCCGCCCCGCGCGTGCTGGTGCTGGCCCCGACCCGCGAGCTGGCCAAGCAGGTCACCGACGCGGCGCGCAAGTACGCCAAGTTCATGAAGTACAACATCGTGGACGTGGTCGGCGGCATGCCCTACCGCGACCAGCTCCGCCTGCTGTCGCGCGCGGTCGATGTCATGGTCGCCACGCCGGGCCGTCTGCTCGACCATGTGTCGCGCAACCGCATCGACCTCAGCGCCGTCGAGGTGCTGATCCTGGACGAGGCGGACCGCATGCTGGACATGGGCTTCCTGGACGATGTGGAAACCATCGCCAAGTGCTGCCCGGACAGCCGCCAGACGCTGCTGTTCACCGCCACGCTGGACCGCCGCATGGCCCAGCTCGCCGGCAACCTGCTGCGCAACCCGGTGCGCGTCGCCGTGGAAAGCGCCACCACCTCGGTGAACGTCGAGCAGCGCCTGCACCATGCCGACGACATGGACCACAAGCGCCGCCTGCTGAAGCACTTCGCGGACCAGCCCGAGGTCGGCAAGGCGATCATCTTCGCCGCCACCAAGCGTGACGCCGACGCGCTGGCCGAGGAGCTGAGCGACGCCGGCCACGCCGCCGCCGCCCTGCACGGCGACATGGACCAGTTCAAGCGCAACCGCACGCTCCAGCGCCTGCGCACCGGTCAGGTCCGCCTGCTGGTGGCGACCGACGTGGCGGCGCGCGGCATCGACGTGCGCGACATCACCCACGTCATCAACTTCGACCTGCCGCGCTCGGCGGAGGACTATGTCCACCGCATCGGCCGCACGGGCCGTGCGGGCGCCTCGGGCGTGGCGATCTCCTTCGCCGCCCGCGCCGACCGCGACGCCCTGTTCCGGATCGAGCGCTACACCGGCACCCGCCTCGACATCCACGTCGTTCCGGGTCTGGAACCGCAGCGTCCGTTCCAGACCGGCGGCGGCGGCCGTCCGGCGGGCCGTCCGGGTGGTCGTCCGGGCGGCGGCAACGGCGGCGGCTACAACAAGAAGCCGTGGGTGCGCAACGCCGGCGGCGCCGAGGGCGCCAAGCCGAACGGTGGCCCGGGTGGCCGTCCGCAGGGCCGTCCGGCGAACCGGAACGAGCCGGCCCGCAGCGAGCACGGCGGCCACGCCCGCCGCGACTCCCAGGGCGGCAAGCCGGCGCACCGGGCGTCCAAGTGGTAA
- a CDS encoding CobD/CbiB family cobalamin biosynthesis protein translates to MGDALLTSVLGAAPLNGPGPLFLLLLALAIDAAAGDWIGRVLPDPAALAQRVCAWADRRLNRVERGKTARLLRGALVVLALVLTAVAVGLIVERIGAQSRGWLLELAVILAALRGRSAWARVRAVRRALDKGGVAPARDAVAPLTRRHALSLDEHGIARAAIEAAAKGFARKLVAPVFGYALLGVPGLLVWAVVDGADTALGHQGVRHERFGQTAARLDDALNAIPARLAAVLLALAAPFAGARAGGAFRTMMRDGGKAASLNMGWPTAAMAGALGLALGGPHRDGGVVITEPWIGEGRARATAADIGRALAVYAVAGLILALLVALLLWGIAGM, encoded by the coding sequence ATGGGCGACGCCCTGCTCACCTCCGTCCTCGGCGCCGCCCCCCTGAACGGTCCGGGGCCGCTGTTCCTGCTGCTGCTGGCCCTGGCCATCGACGCCGCCGCGGGCGACTGGATCGGGCGCGTCCTGCCCGACCCGGCGGCGCTGGCGCAACGCGTCTGTGCCTGGGCCGACCGGCGGCTGAACCGGGTGGAGCGCGGCAAGACCGCCCGCCTGCTGCGCGGCGCGCTGGTCGTGCTGGCGCTCGTGCTGACCGCCGTCGCCGTCGGCCTGATCGTCGAGCGGATCGGCGCGCAGAGCCGCGGCTGGCTGCTGGAACTGGCGGTGATCCTCGCCGCGCTGCGCGGGCGGAGCGCCTGGGCGCGGGTGCGGGCGGTGCGCCGCGCGTTGGACAAGGGCGGCGTCGCCCCGGCGCGGGACGCCGTCGCCCCCCTCACCCGCCGCCATGCCCTCAGCCTGGACGAGCACGGCATCGCCCGTGCCGCCATCGAGGCCGCCGCCAAGGGCTTCGCCCGCAAGCTGGTGGCCCCGGTCTTCGGCTACGCCCTGCTGGGCGTGCCCGGCCTGCTGGTCTGGGCGGTGGTGGACGGCGCCGACACCGCATTGGGCCACCAGGGCGTCCGGCACGAGCGCTTCGGCCAGACCGCGGCGCGGCTGGACGACGCGCTGAACGCCATCCCGGCGCGGCTGGCCGCGGTTCTCCTGGCGCTGGCCGCGCCCTTCGCCGGGGCGCGGGCCGGCGGCGCCTTCCGCACGATGATGCGGGACGGCGGCAAGGCGGCCTCCCTCAACATGGGCTGGCCGACCGCCGCGATGGCCGGCGCGCTGGGTCTGGCGCTGGGCGGGCCGCATCGCGACGGCGGCGTGGTCATCACCGAACCCTGGATCGGCGAGGGCCGCGCACGGGCCACCGCCGCCGACATCGGGCGGGCGCTGGCGGTCTACGCCGTGGCCGGGTTGATCCTGGCGTTGCTGGTGGCGCTGCTGTTGTGGGGCATCGCGGGGATGTGA
- a CDS encoding ankyrin repeat domain-containing protein — translation MKRLLLLSLLALGLTAPAAAPALAQINLLEGPSMVKAVTSNDASALRLLLLKGENPNQVDASGRPVLLVAIGNGHPELVRLLLDGGANPNRADKAGNTPLHYAVEADAPEAVDLLLAKGAKVDQDNRQGVTPLMTAARFGRVDLVERLLKAGAQADRSDFTGRTTLSWAQDSRNARVANLLRQAGAR, via the coding sequence ATGAAACGGCTGCTGTTGCTCAGTCTGCTGGCCCTCGGCCTGACCGCCCCCGCCGCCGCTCCGGCCCTGGCCCAGATCAACCTTCTGGAAGGCCCCTCCATGGTCAAGGCGGTGACGTCGAACGACGCCAGCGCGCTGCGGCTGCTGCTGCTGAAGGGGGAAAACCCGAATCAGGTCGACGCCAGCGGGCGGCCCGTGCTGCTGGTGGCCATCGGCAACGGCCATCCGGAACTGGTGCGGCTTCTGCTGGATGGCGGGGCCAACCCCAACCGCGCCGACAAGGCGGGCAACACCCCGCTGCACTACGCGGTGGAGGCCGACGCGCCGGAGGCGGTGGATCTCCTGCTCGCCAAGGGCGCCAAGGTCGACCAGGACAACCGCCAGGGCGTCACCCCGCTGATGACCGCGGCGCGCTTCGGGCGCGTCGATCTGGTGGAGCGGCTGCTGAAGGCCGGGGCGCAGGCCGACCGCTCCGACTTCACGGGCCGCACGACGCTGAGCTGGGCGCAGGACAGCCGCAACGCCCGCGTGGCGAACCTGCTGCGCCAGGCCGGAGCGCGCTGA
- a CDS encoding general stress protein — MTFESDVNANRSGGHLRGAVREAVGIFASRDALQKAVDELTLAGFQRHELSVLANDETIRDHLGHVPQRAEDIAHDPDAPRQSYVSPEDVGSVKGVAVGFPAYVGAILATGAVLATGGTALAAAAAAAAAGVGGGAMGSVMSSWLTDKRNEPMLQHLDKGGILLWVNLADAGREQQAVEIMNRHASQPVEVHEVPQSGSEG, encoded by the coding sequence ATGACCTTCGAAAGTGATGTGAACGCGAACCGCTCCGGCGGCCATCTGCGCGGCGCCGTGCGCGAGGCCGTGGGCATCTTCGCCAGCCGCGACGCCCTGCAGAAGGCCGTCGACGAGTTGACCCTCGCCGGCTTCCAGCGCCATGAGCTGAGCGTCCTTGCCAACGACGAGACCATCCGCGACCATCTCGGCCATGTGCCGCAGCGGGCGGAGGACATCGCCCACGACCCGGACGCGCCGCGCCAGTCCTACGTCTCGCCGGAGGATGTCGGCAGCGTGAAGGGCGTGGCGGTCGGTTTCCCGGCCTATGTCGGGGCGATCCTGGCGACCGGCGCGGTCCTGGCGACCGGCGGCACGGCCCTGGCGGCGGCGGCGGCCGCGGCGGCGGCGGGGGTGGGCGGCGGCGCCATGGGCTCGGTCATGTCGAGCTGGCTGACCGACAAGCGCAACGAGCCGATGCTCCAGCACCTCGACAAGGGCGGCATCCTGCTCTGGGTCAATCTGGCCGACGCCGGGCGGGAGCAGCAGGCGGTGGAGATCATGAACCGCCACGCCTCCCAGCCGGTGGAGGTGCACGAGGTGCCGCAGTCCGGCTCCGAAGGGTGA